The Desulfobulbus propionicus DSM 2032 DNA segment AGCATCTGGCCAAGTTGTAGACACATGAAGGCGTCGGCGGGTACGGCAACCGATCTGAGCAGGGAATGGACCCGCGTCTCGGGCACACCGAATTGGGCGCTCAGACGCACCCCATAACCATCGATATCTGTCCGGGCCTGGCCGTTGAGGCCGGCGAGAAATCCGTCCAGATCGGCATGCGCCGCGGCAGGCAGGGTGAGCACGACAACGAGGAGCATCATCAGCAAACAACGAAAGTTCATATAACCTCCTTCAATGATGGTGGACGCACGGGCCGGGCAATGAGCGGCTCGCACAGCGTGCATGTTGAACATGTCAGCCGGAACGATCGGCCGGGTGCAGATGCGCACCATACCACGCCTTTCCGGGAATGTCTGGTCAAGATTGCGGCCGACGATGCGCTGGGAGCAGGCGAACAGAAAGCCGACTCGTTCGGCCTCGGACTTGAAATCGCGGCGGCCGTAGGCCAGATCCACCGCCCGATCAGAAAATATGCGGGAATCGCTGAGGGCAAAACCGTGTCCCCACACATGGTGATTTGTCCCCAAATCATGGGGACAAAATAAGGCAAAGAAAAAGGCGGTTCAAGCAAACTGGAACGGAATTTGTCTTGGTTCAACAGGAATAGGACAATCCTGCCGTTTATGATAAACCATCATGAACGGAGGGAAGTCCATGCGAAAGAAGCGTCACAACTACAGCCCTGAAGAGAAGGTCTTTATCCTGAAACGGCACTTGGTTGGCCGAGAGGCGGTTTCGGATTTGTGCGACGAATACCAATTGCAGCCGAAGATTTTTTACGATTGGCAGAAGCAGTTCTTTGAAAAAGGGGCTTCAGCGTTTGCCCGTGAAGGAAAGAGCAAACAGCAGGCGGAGGAGAAGCGCATTCGTGAGCTTGAGGAGAAATTGCGCCGGAAACATGAAGTGCTTTCGGAACTGCTGGAGGAGCATATCCAGTTAAAAAAAGAACTTGGGGAGCTCTGAATGGCGGTTGGGTTCCCCATGACACCCGCGATGCCGTGGTTGATTTCAGTCGCCGGTGGAGTGCAAAAGCAGAAATACCCACCAACAGGCTCATCGTCTGGCTTGGCGTGGCGCGGAGTAAATTTTACGCCTGGATTGGCCGTTGCGGCAAGGCAAACGAACATAACGGTCTAATCCCTCGTGACTTCTGGCTGGAGTCCTGGGAGCAGGAGGCCATCATCCGGTTTGCGCTCGATCATCCCCTGGAAGGGTATCGGCGGTTGACGTTCATGATGCTTGATCGGGACATTGTTGCCGTCAGTCCGAGTAGTACCTGGCGAGTCTTGGCCAAGGCCGGTTTGCTCAAGAAGTGGAACCGAAAAAACAGCGCCAAGGGAAATGGCTTCGTGCAACCGCTTCGTCCTCATGAACATTGGCATATCGATGTGTCACATCTCAATATCTGCGGCACCTTTTATTATCTATGCAGCCTGCTCGACGGCTGCAGCCGTTTCATCGTTCATTGGGAGATCCGGGAGCAGATGACGGAGCAGGATGTGGAGATCATTGTCCAACGGGCCAAGGAGAAATACCCCGAAGCCCGGCCTCGGATCATCTCCGATAACGGCCCGCAATTCATTGCCAAGGATTTCAAGGAATTCATCCGGCTCTCCGGCATGACGCACGTGCGGACATCACCGTACTATCCGCAGTCCAACGGCAAGTTGGAGCGATTTCATGCCACCATCAAGGGAGAGTGCATTCGCCCCGGCGTACCGCTTTCCCTTGACGACGCCCCGAGGATGGTGGAGAAGTTCATTGCCCACTACAACAACGTCCGGCTGCATAGCGCCATTGGCTACGTGGCTCCAGTGGACAAGCTCAGTGGCAGGGAGCAGGAAATTTTCAAAGAGCGGGACCGGAAACTGGAAGCGGCCAGAGAACTGAGGAAGACAAAACGGCTTCGGGCGCCGTCGGCAAACCCGATGCTCTCTCAAAAAGACAATACGGCTCCTTCGGAGTCCTTACTGCAAACGGCAAGATTGTCCATTTCCAACTGAGGCGGAACAAATGAAGCTTCCGTGATAACTGTCAATAGCTCGCAGCAATCGCGCCGTTTCCTCCTGGGTTGTTGGCGCTGCCATGTGCTTGACGATTCTCGGCGCAAGATGATGTGGAGCCCCTCGGCCGGAGAGACAACAATCTTGCCAGATGGGATGGCATGACTGAAAACTTGCTTACATGACGAATAGGCTTTTCTTGCTGTAGCGCTGGATCTTGAATCGATACGCTTCAATACGATTAACAGCTCTGCGGATGTAATTTCGTCAATTTGCCTGTCACCAATGAACGGAAAAATGTCCTTCTCCAAAATGGTCAAAGTTTTCTCTCTGTGAGATGGTGACCACCCAGGGGATTTTAAAGCTATCCATTCAAGGGCAATATTTTTGAAGCTATGTTCCCCTGCGAGATTGGACTTGATGACCTTTTTCACCTCGCTGGGATCAATTCCCTGGGCAAGATGTTTTCTTGCCTCCTGATGCCTGGCCCTGGCATCTTTGAGCGAAATTTCAGGAAATACACCAAGGGCAAAGAGTTTCTCCTTTCCCCCAAATCGATATTTGAACCGCCAACGCTTCGCCCCTTTGGGGGTAACCTCCAAAAAAAGCCCCCCACCATCGAAGAGCTTTTGCGTTTTTCGGTCGGCTTAGCCTTTGAAATTGTGATATTTGTAAGCTTCATGGGGGTAACCATATCACCAATATATTAAGTTACCCCCACATATTCCTTGCTGTCAATGGATTTGCATAGACACTACTAGACAACAAAAAACCCGCTTTCCTTGTGAGAAAGCGGGTTTATTGATTTCTTTGGACTGCTTTAGACAAATGAATGGGGTGAACGATGGGACTTGAACCCACGACCTCCGAGGCCACAACCCGGTGCTGCCACCAGCTGAGCTACGTTCACCACGCAAACGTGCGCTTATATACACGCACGGTGTCGTTTTGGCAAGGAGAAAGTCAGGCCGCCAGCTCACGCTGGCAGTGTTTGCAGACCATGGCCCGGGCTTTGATCAGTTCCGAGCAGTAAGGGCATTCCTTGACGAAGTTGCCGGCGAGCACCTGCGCGATGGCCAGGTTGACCTCCTGTTGCAGATGCGGATCCTTGAACACATGGTTGCGCAACGGTTCGATACAGGCCAGATCGTTCAACTTGGTCACCATCCCGACCGCCCGCTTGCGGTCATCGATGCGCGCGGAGTCATCGAGGAGGATGGTCAACGCCGGCGCCAGATCGTTCTGCTCAACACAGGTGTCCAGGCAGGCCAACGCCTCCTGCTGCCGCTGATAGCGTTCGCTCTGCCGCTTGAGGGCCTCGATGTCGACAATGGAGCCGGTAAAGGCTTCCTTGCCGACCACCATCATACTGTAGCTCTCCTTGGAATTGGGGATTTCCATGTAGCGATACGACCCTACATGGCCATATTGGTTGGCGATGTAATCCCACCCTTTGACAAAAAGCGGGCATCGGTCGTTGAGGCAGATGAACAGGTATTCCGACCCCCAACCCAAACCATCACCAACATGCACGGCCGGCGCGTGGCATAGAACGAGATCGCCGCTGCAATGCGGACAGTAGTGTTTCTCTTCAAGATATTTCAGAACGGTCGATAACATAATGGGTCATGCACTCCTTAGGGTTGAGGGGTGATCGTTGTCTGCGGCAAGGGACAGGGCGGACCGCCGACCGGCGGGGCCTTCAGACCAGCTCACCCGCTACCCGGCCGTAACTCCGGCCGGAAAAGCAGAACAGCGCACCACAGGGCAAAAAGGGCCAGCAGGAACAGATGTTGATGACGATTGTTTTTCATAATGCGGCAAAAATAACCATTGGCGTCCCCGCGGTCAACCAGGTGCCTCATAGCATCCGTCCCAGGACCTCGTCAACCGCCTTGGCCTGACGCATTCGCGCCTGGAGAAAGGTCTCGGTAAGGTGTTGGGCGTTTTCGTCGATCAGGCTGCACAGGCCGTTGATGGTGGCCGCATCCGCCATGCGGATCACCCGTTCCAGGTTTTTGGCGAAATCGCTGACGATTTTGCGGCTGTCCCCCGAGGTGGACATGATCTCCGCATAGGTCCGCGGATTTTGCGAATGGACCCTTGACATGGCCAGAATGGGATAGAGCGAGGTCAGGGTGCAGTGGCTGGCGATATCCTCGCTGGTGATGTGGTTCTCGTTCAGGGTCATAGCCAGGGCAACCGAAATCATGGTGGGCAGTTTTTGCCCAACCCCCATGAGCAAGTCATGCTTGGAGGGCGAATCGTGAAAGATGTCGGCACCGTGCTTGTAGAGGAAGGCCTCGAATTCGCTGCAGAACATGCCGCTGCGCGAGGTGCGGACCACGATGGCGTTCTTGTCCTTCATGGTGGCGGCCTGCGGCCCCCAGAGGTTGTGCACCAGCATGACCTCGACCTCTTCCTGGGTGGCTTCCAGGGCGCTCTTGATCGTTTCCTCGGACTCGCCGGCGAGCAGGATCAGGGCCTTGCCCGGCGCGAGCAGCGGGCCATACTGCCGGACCGTGGCCGAGGTGACCGAAATGGGCACGCAGACCACCACCACATCCACCCGCTCGATCATCTGTTCCGGGCGAAGGGTGGTGGTCCGCCCGGTCAGCATCACCTCATAGCCCTCGCTCGCCAGCCGGTCGGCAAACCATCGGCTCATGGCACCGGTGCCGATGAAGCCAAACGACTTGATGTACTTGGTGCGCATGTCGACCCGGGGAAAGCTGCCCAGGAGACGAATCATGCCTTGCTGTTGGATAACCCGCGATTCGATATGGGCGATGGCGCTGGCCATGCGCTCACTGCCCACATGGCCCTCCGCTTCCAGATAGATACGCAGTTTCTGCGATTTGATATCGTTTTCCGTGCGCATGTCGACGATGTTGATGCCGCGCCGGGAGAACTCGTTGAGGATGTCGACCAGAATGCCCACCCGGTCATCCAGGGGTTCGGTGATCAGGGTGGTGGCGTCATAGCCCGTGGCCGGTGCCAGTTCATGGCCGAGCACCGCATAGCGGGTCCGGTTGTGCGGGGCCACCTCGCGTTCGATGATCCGCAGGCCGTGGGCGGTCAAGGTTTCGGCGCTGTCGACCACCGCCCTGCCCTTGACCTGGCCGCTTTCGCGGATCTCGGCAATGGCTTGGCTGACATCCTGCACGCTCACCTCGGTGATACCGGGGAGTTGGTTGTCGATGAACTCTTCGCACTGGTTGAACACCTCGCGCTTGCCCACCAGTATCCGCAGCCCAGCCACGGTTTCGTTCTCGTCGAACACGCCCAGGGACAGATTGGAACTGAGAATGATGTTGCCGACCCAGTAGCCGCTCTTGATCTGATCGAAAAAACGGAAATACTGTTTCTTTTCCCCTTCCCGGGTATTATACACCGGCAGGACGGCATACTCGGTCTCGCGGGCGGCAAAGGCATCGAGCAGGGCCTTGACATGGGGATACGGCCGGATCTCCGCCTCGCCGTCGTACTGTACGGCGGCCTGCCATGACGGCGAGTGTTCCGGGCCAAGGGTTGCGATCGTTTTCATGTTGGGGTGTTCCTGGGTACATATTGACCAGTCCTGCGGGGGCCTCTCGCGCGGCGATCAGCGGCGGATGGCGGAGGACCGGTTGGGGTAAAAAACGAGGCGGCGTTCGGGCCGCATGCGGGGCACGCGATGGGACATCCGACAAAGGGTGGGCGTGCGGTGGCCGGGCGGCGCCGAACAATCACTCCAACAGGGTGCAATACAAGGTTAGTGCCGCGGAGTAAAGCTATTTTTGGCAATAGCGGACGATGAAGGTGAAGGCCGTGACAATGCAACCCATTCGGGGAACGGTGGCAGAGTATCTCGCCGCCCTCAAGAGTTCGAGCACATTCGGACCGCAGGTAGTGGCGCATCGGGTGACTGCTCCTCGCGAGGCCGTCACCCTCCCCCCTGACATGCTGATGCCGGCACTGCGGCAGCTGCTTGAGCTCCGGCGAATGGCTGGACTCTATGCCCACCAGCACCAGGCCATTGGCCACATCCTCGCCGGCGGCAACACGGTGGTGGCCACCCCCACCGCCTCGGGCAAGAGCCTGATCTATACCCTGCCGGTTTTCCAGACGCTGTTGCATTATCCGGCGGCCAAGGCCCTCTACCTCTTTCCCCTTAAGGCCCTGGCCCAGGATCAACTCAAAACCGTGGAGCAGCTCTGGCACCTGCTGCCGGCAACCCTGCGGGGCGAATTACCGGTTGGGGCCATCTACGACGGCGACACCAGTGGCTACCGACGCAAGAAGATTCGCGATGTTCCACCACCGATCATGATCACCAATCCGGACATGCTGCATCTGTCGCTGTTGCCCTACCATGACCGCTGGGCCCATTTTTGGGCCAACCTGCGGTATGTGGTGATCGACGAGATCCACACCTATCGTGGGGTCTTCGGTTCG contains these protein-coding regions:
- a CDS encoding transposase, translating into MRKKRHNYSPEEKVFILKRHLVGREAVSDLCDEYQLQPKIFYDWQKQFFEKGASAFAREGKSKQQAEEKRIRELEEKLRRKHEVLSELLEEHIQLKKELGEL
- a CDS encoding prephenate dehydratase domain-containing protein; the protein is MKTIATLGPEHSPSWQAAVQYDGEAEIRPYPHVKALLDAFAARETEYAVLPVYNTREGEKKQYFRFFDQIKSGYWVGNIILSSNLSLGVFDENETVAGLRILVGKREVFNQCEEFIDNQLPGITEVSVQDVSQAIAEIRESGQVKGRAVVDSAETLTAHGLRIIEREVAPHNRTRYAVLGHELAPATGYDATTLITEPLDDRVGILVDILNEFSRRGINIVDMRTENDIKSQKLRIYLEAEGHVGSERMASAIAHIESRVIQQQGMIRLLGSFPRVDMRTKYIKSFGFIGTGAMSRWFADRLASEGYEVMLTGRTTTLRPEQMIERVDVVVVCVPISVTSATVRQYGPLLAPGKALILLAGESEETIKSALEATQEEVEVMLVHNLWGPQAATMKDKNAIVVRTSRSGMFCSEFEAFLYKHGADIFHDSPSKHDLLMGVGQKLPTMISVALAMTLNENHITSEDIASHCTLTSLYPILAMSRVHSQNPRTYAEIMSTSGDSRKIVSDFAKNLERVIRMADAATINGLCSLIDENAQHLTETFLQARMRQAKAVDEVLGRML
- a CDS encoding tyrosine-type recombinase/integrase — protein: MKKVIKSNLAGEHSFKNIALEWIALKSPGWSPSHREKTLTILEKDIFPFIGDRQIDEITSAELLIVLKRIDSRSSATARKAYSSCKQVFSHAIPSGKIVVSPAEGLHIILRRESSSTWQRQQPRRKRRDCCELLTVITEASFVPPQLEMDNLAVCSKDSEGAVLSF
- a CDS encoding IS3 family transposase, translating into MVDFSRRWSAKAEIPTNRLIVWLGVARSKFYAWIGRCGKANEHNGLIPRDFWLESWEQEAIIRFALDHPLEGYRRLTFMMLDRDIVAVSPSSTWRVLAKAGLLKKWNRKNSAKGNGFVQPLRPHEHWHIDVSHLNICGTFYYLCSLLDGCSRFIVHWEIREQMTEQDVEIIVQRAKEKYPEARPRIISDNGPQFIAKDFKEFIRLSGMTHVRTSPYYPQSNGKLERFHATIKGECIRPGVPLSLDDAPRMVEKFIAHYNNVRLHSAIGYVAPVDKLSGREQEIFKERDRKLEAARELRKTKRLRAPSANPMLSQKDNTAPSESLLQTARLSISN